TTTTTAGGCCAGAAGATAATTTGCTTGAAGTGAGAGTAGCCAACAATCAAGTTATGTTTAAAGCAGATTCCATTATGTTAGTTTCCCGGCTCATCGAAGGACAGTTTCCCAATTATCAACAAGTAATACCCCAGGAATATTCTTCGAGGGTGCGGATTTTGAGCAAGGGTTTTTGTGACTCGCTGGAAAGAGCTGCACTTTTATCAAAGGATGACTTAAAAACCAGATCAAATGTTATTAAATTGGACATCCAAGGAAATAATCTTACTATCACTTCCAAATCAGCTGAAATAGGCAATATACACGAAGAAATTCAGGTTTACCTTGAAGGAGAAGAAGCAGAAATAGCCTTCAATGCCAGGTATTTAATTGATGTATTAAGAGTCATTGATCAAGAAGAGATTTTCTTGGATCTGACAGGATCTTTGAGCCCTGGAATTATAAGGCCTGCCGACAGCAATAATACTTTGTTTTTAGTTTTACCTATCCGCTTAACCTGATTAAGTGTTTGAGTTGAGCTTATTGAGTCTAGATTTAAAATGGCTGGCGCCGCGTACGGCGCCGCTTATAAACCCTGGTGTGCATTGGTTACTAGGTTTATAGGAAGGGGTATAAAACTTTGTCTGATAATATTGAAGAAATACTTATCAATACTATTGATATAAAACTGGATCAATTTTTAAAATGGGCAGAGTTAGTAAGCACAGGCGGGGAAGCAAAACAGCTTATTACCTCCGGGCAGGTGAAAGTTAACGGAAGCCTGGAAACAAGAAGAGGCCGACGTTTGCAAGACGGGGATGTAGTGGAAGTTAAAAATAAGGGCCGGTACAAGGTAAGTCGTACGCTCTAGGGGCAATCTTATGCAATTAAAATCCCTGTTTTTAAAAAATTTTACAAATTATACAAGCCTTACATATCAAGCCGGTGAGTTATTAAACCTCTTGATCGGTGATAATGCCCAAGGCAAAAGCAATTTGCTTGATGCCATTTACTATTTGTCCGGCGGCAGTTCCAACAGATATCCCAGTGACCAAGATTTAGTGCAATGGGGAACTGATTATTTTCAAATTCAAGGAGAAACTGTCAACAAAAATTCCATGTACC
This region of Zhaonella formicivorans genomic DNA includes:
- a CDS encoding RNA-binding S4 domain-containing protein, whose protein sequence is MSDNIEEILINTIDIKLDQFLKWAELVSTGGEAKQLITSGQVKVNGSLETRRGRRLQDGDVVEVKNKGRYKVSRTL